From Streptomyces sp. NBC_00690, a single genomic window includes:
- a CDS encoding NAD(P)-dependent malic enzyme, producing the protein MAAEIVNPHSDSVTESAPEEPFDPAFALHRGGKMAIVATVPVRDKDDLSLAYTPGVAKVCSAIAEHPELVHDYTWKSQVVAVVTDGTAVLGLGDIGPEASLPVMEGKAILFKQFGGVDAVPIALATKDTDEIVETVVRLAPSFGGVNLEDISAPRCFEIERRLQERLDIPVFHDDQHGTAVVTLAALRNAAKLTGRSIGDLRAVISGAGAAGVAIAKFLLEAGLGDVAVADRKGIVSKDRDDLNPVKRELAEITNRAGLSGSLESALAGADVFIGVSGGTIREEAVASMAPGAFVFAMANPTPEIHPDVAHRYAAVVATGRSDFPNQINNVLAFPGIFAGALQVRASRITEGMKIAAATALADVVGDQLAADYVIPSPFDERVAPAVTAAVAAAARAEGVARR; encoded by the coding sequence ATGGCAGCGGAGATCGTCAACCCCCATAGCGACAGTGTGACGGAGAGTGCTCCGGAGGAGCCCTTCGATCCGGCTTTCGCGCTTCACCGCGGCGGGAAGATGGCCATTGTGGCCACCGTTCCCGTGCGGGACAAGGACGACCTGTCCCTCGCATACACCCCCGGCGTCGCCAAGGTGTGCTCCGCCATCGCGGAGCACCCCGAACTGGTCCACGACTACACCTGGAAGTCACAGGTCGTCGCCGTGGTCACGGACGGGACCGCGGTGCTGGGCCTCGGTGACATCGGACCCGAGGCGTCCCTTCCGGTGATGGAGGGCAAAGCGATCCTCTTCAAGCAGTTCGGCGGCGTCGACGCCGTGCCGATCGCGCTGGCCACCAAGGACACCGACGAGATCGTCGAGACCGTGGTCCGGCTCGCACCCTCCTTCGGCGGGGTGAACCTGGAGGACATCTCGGCGCCGCGCTGCTTCGAGATCGAGCGCAGGCTCCAGGAGCGGCTGGACATCCCCGTCTTCCACGACGACCAGCACGGCACTGCGGTGGTGACCCTCGCAGCCCTGCGGAACGCGGCCAAGCTGACCGGCCGCAGTATCGGCGATCTGCGTGCGGTGATCTCCGGCGCGGGCGCGGCCGGTGTGGCCATCGCCAAGTTCCTGCTGGAAGCGGGTCTGGGCGATGTCGCCGTCGCCGACCGCAAGGGGATCGTCAGCAAGGACCGGGACGACCTCAACCCGGTGAAGCGCGAGCTCGCCGAGATCACCAACCGGGCGGGGCTCAGCGGATCGCTGGAGTCGGCCCTCGCCGGAGCCGATGTCTTCATCGGCGTCTCCGGCGGCACGATCCGCGAGGAGGCCGTGGCGTCCATGGCCCCCGGCGCGTTCGTCTTCGCCATGGCCAACCCGACCCCGGAGATCCACCCCGATGTGGCCCACCGGTACGCGGCCGTGGTGGCGACGGGACGCAGCGACTTCCCGAACCAGATCAACAACGTGCTGGCCTTCCCCGGGATCTTCGCGGGCGCGCTCCAGGTGCGGGCGTCGCGGATCACCGAAGGTATGAAGATCGCCGCGGCGACGGCGCTCGCCGACGTCGTGGGTGACCAGCTGGCCGCCGACTATGTGATCCCCTCACCGTTCGACGAGCGCGTCGCACCGGCCGTGACGGCCGCGGTCGCGGCTGCCGCCCGGGCGGAGGGCGTGGC
- a CDS encoding ABC transporter substrate-binding protein, which produces MTASITRKTTAPKTRKTLNSRIIAVGVVAVAGSMLLTACGDQTSSSKKTTESTGSSSQGGAPLHDLLPKAIQDQGKVKVGSDIAYPPVEFKDDAGKTVGIDPDIADALGKQLGVDFEFENGTFDTLITGLRSKRYDIAMSAMTDTKDRQDGVDSETKKKVGEGVDFVDYFTAGVSIYTKKGDDKGIKSWADLCGKKIAVQRGTVSEDLAKAESTKCGAKGKITIEAFDNDLEAQTRLRAGGADAGSSDFPVAAYAVKTSGGGNDFQIVGEQVEAAPYGIAIAKGNDQLRDAIQKALEAIIKNGEYQKIVDKWGVAAGAVTEAKVNGGT; this is translated from the coding sequence ATGACCGCAAGCATCACGCGCAAGACGACCGCCCCGAAGACCCGGAAGACCCTCAACTCCCGGATCATCGCGGTAGGCGTTGTCGCGGTCGCCGGCTCCATGCTGCTGACCGCGTGCGGCGACCAGACGAGCAGCAGCAAGAAGACCACCGAGAGCACCGGTTCCAGCTCTCAGGGCGGAGCGCCGCTGCACGATCTGTTGCCCAAGGCGATCCAGGACCAGGGCAAGGTGAAGGTCGGTTCCGACATCGCCTACCCGCCGGTCGAGTTCAAGGACGACGCGGGCAAGACCGTGGGCATCGACCCGGACATCGCGGACGCCCTCGGCAAGCAGCTCGGAGTGGACTTCGAGTTCGAGAACGGCACCTTCGACACCTTGATCACGGGCCTGCGTTCCAAGCGGTACGACATCGCCATGTCGGCCATGACCGACACCAAGGACCGCCAGGACGGTGTCGACTCCGAGACCAAGAAGAAGGTCGGCGAGGGCGTCGACTTCGTCGACTACTTCACCGCGGGCGTCTCGATCTACACCAAGAAGGGCGACGACAAGGGCATCAAGTCCTGGGCCGACCTGTGCGGCAAGAAGATCGCCGTCCAGCGCGGCACGGTCTCCGAGGACCTGGCCAAGGCCGAGAGCACCAAGTGCGGCGCCAAGGGCAAGATCACCATCGAGGCGTTCGACAACGACCTGGAGGCCCAGACCCGGCTGCGCGCCGGTGGCGCCGACGCCGGCTCCTCCGACTTCCCGGTGGCCGCCTACGCCGTGAAGACCTCGGGCGGCGGCAACGACTTCCAGATCGTCGGCGAGCAGGTGGAGGCCGCCCCGTACGGCATCGCCATCGCCAAGGGCAACGACCAACTGCGTGACGCCATCCAGAAGGCTCTGGAGGCGATCATCAAGAACGGCGAGTACCAGAAGATCGTCGACAAGTGGGGCGTCGCCGCGGGCGCGGTGACCGAGGCCAAGGTCAACGGTGGTACCTGA